In Chelonia mydas isolate rCheMyd1 chromosome 18, rCheMyd1.pri.v2, whole genome shotgun sequence, a single genomic region encodes these proteins:
- the DDOST gene encoding dolichyl-diphosphooligosaccharide--protein glycosyltransferase 48 kDa subunit codes for MRKMEAAAALPSGRFLLLLVGLGLARADGGPRTLVLLENINLRDTHSLFFRSLADRGFDLTFRTADDPGLSLIKYGEFLYDNLIIFSPSVEDFGGNINMETITAFIDGGGSVLVAASSDIGDPLRELGSECGIEFDEERTAVIDHHNYDISDPGQHTLIVADSENLLKAPTIVGKTPLNPVLFRGVGMVADPDNPLVLDILTGSSTSYSFFPDKPITQYPHAVGKNTLLIAGLQARNNARVVFSGSLDFFSDAFFNSAVQKATPGSQRYSQTGNYELAVALSRWVFKEEGVLRVGEVSHHRVGETLPPNAYTVTDLVEYSIVIEKLSEGRWVPFDGDDIQLEFVRIDPFVRTFLKKNGGRYSVQFKLPDVYGVFQFKVDYNRLGYTHLYSSTQVSVRPLQHTQYERFIPSAYPYYASAFSMMIGLFMFSIVFLHMKEKEKSD; via the exons ATGAGGAAGATGGAGGCAGCGGCCGCTCTCCCCTCAGGGcggttcctgctgctgctggtcggGCTGGGCCTGGCCCGGGCGGACGGGGGGCCCCGCACCCTGGTGCTGCTGGAGAACATCAACCTGCGGGACACGCACTCGCTCTTCTTCCGGAGCCTGGCGG ATAGAGGCTTTGACCTCACTTTCAGGACTGCTGATGACCCTGGCCTGTCCCTCATAAAATATGGAGAATTTCTATATGACAACTTGATTATTTTCTCCCCATCTGTAGAAG ATTTTGGCGGAAACATCAATATGGAGACAATTACTGCTTTCATTGATGGAGGCGGAAGTGTCCTTGTGGCTGCCAGTTCTGACATTG GTGATCCTCTGCGAGAGCTGGGCAGTGAGTGTGGAATAGAGTTTGATGAGGAAAGGACAGCAGTCATTGACCATCACAACTATGATATCTCAGACCCAGGCCAG CATACGCTCATTGTTGCAGACTCTGAAAATCTACTGAAGGCTCCCACAATTGTGGGAAAAACTCCATTAAACCCTGTTCTCTTCCGAGGAGTCGG GATGGTGGCTGATCCTGATAACCCTCTGGTACTAGATATCTTGACTGGCTCCTCTACATCTTACTCCTTCTTCCCAGATAAGCCCATCACACAG TACCCTCATGCTGTTGGGAAGAATACCCTTTTGATTGCTGGTCTCCAGGCCAGGAACAATGCCCGTGTCGTTTTCAGTGGCTCCTTGGATTTCTTCAGTGATGCTTTCTTCAACTCTGCTGTGCAGAAAGCTACACCTGGCTCTCAGAG GTACTCTCAGACTGGTAACTACGAGCTGGCTGTTGCCTTGTCCCGTTGGGTATTCAAGGAAGAGGGTGTGCTGAGGGTTGGAGAGGTATCTCACCATCGTGTAGGGGAGACATTACCACCTAATGCCTACACTGTCACCGACCTCGTG GAGTACAGCATTGTGATTGAAAAGCTCTCTGAAGGGAGGTGGGTCCCCTTTGATGGCGATGATATTCAGCTGGAGTTTGTCCGCATTGATCCATTTGTAAGGACTTTCCTGAAGAAAAATG GTGGCAGATATAGTGTGCAGTTCAAGCTGCCGGATGTCTATGGAGTGTTTCAGTTTAAAGTGGATTATAACAGGCTGGGATACACCCACCTGTACTCCTCTACACAG gTGTCTGTGCGtcccctccagcacacacagtATGAGCGTTTTATCCCCTCAGCGTATCCATATTATGCCAGTGCCTTCTCCATGATGATAGGCCTCTTCATGTTCAGCATCGTCTTCTTGCACATGAAGGAGAAGGAGAAATCTGACTGA